From one Halosimplex rubrum genomic stretch:
- a CDS encoding 4a-hydroxytetrahydrobiopterin dehydratase: MADLLSDEEIEAQLPDEWERDGDEIVRTYEFDAYLDGVGFAAGAGGVAQDAFHHPEMTIGWREVEVRLTTHDEGGITDKDVELAERFDDLR, encoded by the coding sequence ATGGCAGACCTGCTATCCGACGAGGAGATCGAGGCGCAGCTACCCGACGAGTGGGAGCGCGACGGCGACGAGATCGTCCGGACATACGAGTTCGACGCCTACCTCGACGGCGTCGGCTTCGCCGCGGGCGCGGGCGGCGTCGCTCAGGACGCCTTCCACCACCCGGAGATGACCATCGGCTGGCGCGAGGTCGAGGTGCGGCTGACGACCCACGACGAGGGCGGTATCACGGACAAGGATGTCGAACTCGCCGAGCGGTTCGACGACCTGCGCTGA
- the lwrS gene encoding LWR-salt protein, whose amino-acid sequence MARDEGGATDSPAAAYVFRVTVRIDPEVEGVWTEPDTFETTVVRAADSPGDPGWLYFRDNLWRGECGDEAHMRAVAEDALGMPVDAIDFRELRTTQAYLDDLRAAMADDLVEFNAETVDAALSKYLGSSIHVTDDI is encoded by the coding sequence ATGGCCCGGGACGAGGGCGGGGCGACGGACTCGCCGGCCGCGGCCTACGTCTTCCGGGTGACGGTGCGGATCGACCCCGAGGTCGAGGGCGTCTGGACCGAACCGGACACCTTCGAGACGACGGTGGTCCGGGCGGCCGACTCGCCGGGAGATCCGGGGTGGCTGTACTTCCGGGACAATCTCTGGCGTGGCGAGTGCGGCGACGAGGCCCATATGCGCGCGGTCGCCGAAGACGCCCTCGGGATGCCGGTCGACGCGATCGACTTCCGGGAGCTGCGGACGACGCAGGCGTATCTGGACGACCTGCGGGCGGCGATGGCCGACGACCTGGTGGAGTTCAACGCCGAGACGGTCGACGCGGCGCTCTCGAAGTACCTCGGGAGTTCGATCCACGTCACCGACGACATCTGA